A genomic segment from Pseudomonadota bacterium encodes:
- a CDS encoding aldo/keto reductase: protein MKHVRFGKTELALSRLGMGCHSLGTAHRAVGWDPFHPDGMRAARRTVRAALDAGINVFDTSPDYGDGLSERILGQALAGCRERVVLASKVDYGPSTTAADVERSVLASLGRLRTDYLDIVQFHGGNYSAAALRRIVHGGLLDTLCRLRQQGRVRHLGLTVLDAITARELIERSELSVAQLLYHIGEQAAARHALDWCAREDLGVCVMRPLTAGAFQQMMSGLVPARLTAAELNELCLEFVLSDPRVHVVHAGMRWEHEVQTNAEVVDRFRPALDVSTLPRSVGQRARQEDRDGTGPRHSVRSDARAAVAGTRR from the coding sequence ATGAAGCACGTGCGCTTCGGCAAGACGGAGCTCGCCCTCTCGCGTCTCGGTATGGGTTGTCATTCCCTGGGTACTGCTCACCGTGCGGTCGGCTGGGATCCTTTCCACCCCGACGGAATGCGCGCAGCTCGGCGAACCGTGCGGGCGGCGCTCGATGCCGGCATCAACGTCTTCGACACCTCGCCTGATTACGGTGACGGCCTCAGCGAACGAATCCTCGGCCAGGCTCTGGCCGGATGCAGGGAACGAGTCGTGCTCGCGTCGAAAGTGGACTATGGGCCGTCAACCACGGCTGCCGACGTCGAGCGGAGTGTGCTGGCGTCCCTGGGGAGGCTGCGCACCGATTACCTCGACATCGTCCAGTTCCACGGGGGCAACTACTCCGCTGCTGCGCTACGGCGGATCGTGCACGGCGGTCTTCTGGACACGCTATGCAGACTCCGACAACAGGGCCGGGTGCGCCATCTCGGACTCACGGTGCTCGATGCCATCACCGCGAGGGAGCTGATCGAACGCTCCGAGCTTTCCGTGGCCCAGCTGCTCTATCACATCGGCGAGCAGGCGGCTGCACGGCACGCGCTCGACTGGTGCGCTCGCGAGGACCTTGGCGTCTGTGTGATGCGCCCGCTCACGGCCGGGGCGTTTCAACAGATGATGAGCGGGCTGGTGCCGGCGCGCTTGACCGCTGCCGAGTTGAACGAGCTCTGTCTCGAGTTCGTGCTTAGCGACCCCCGCGTGCACGTCGTGCACGCGGGTATGCGCTGGGAGCATGAGGTCCAGACGAACGCCGAGGTCGTGGATCGGTTCAGGCCGGCGCTGGATGTATCCACGCTGCCGCGCAGTGTGGGGCAACGAGCCCGCCAAGAAGACCGTGACGGCACAGGACCGCGGCATTCCGTTCGGTCCGATGCCCGAGCGGCCGTAGCTGGAACGCGGCGGTGA